The Paracholeplasma brassicae genome contains a region encoding:
- a CDS encoding alpha/beta fold hydrolase → MSHFWYNKYKVYYCVEGKGRPIVLLNGIMMSTKSWQPFVNSFTKNNQLIRVDFLDQGGSDRLEGNYTHEIQVDLVKALIDHLNLDKVNIVGISYGGEIALEFAIKYKENVDRMVVYNTTSRTSEWLRDIGRGWILAGRTRNPDAYYNVAIPVIYSPIFYQQNIEWMEQRRKVLKPVFSDPEFLDRMERLTNSSEPYDITDKLSEIEAYTLIISAEEDYLTPVKDQELLQRQIKNASWVKIPGAGHASMYEKPLLFMTFCLGFINTADTNYLI, encoded by the coding sequence ATGAGTCATTTTTGGTATAATAAGTATAAAGTATATTATTGTGTTGAAGGAAAAGGACGACCGATTGTTTTACTCAATGGGATTATGATGTCAACCAAAAGTTGGCAACCGTTTGTCAATAGCTTTACCAAAAACAATCAATTGATTCGTGTGGATTTCCTCGATCAGGGTGGCTCAGATCGATTAGAGGGTAATTACACACATGAAATTCAAGTGGATTTGGTTAAAGCACTGATCGATCACTTAAACTTAGACAAGGTAAACATTGTTGGGATTTCATATGGCGGTGAAATTGCCTTAGAGTTTGCGATTAAATACAAAGAAAACGTTGACCGAATGGTGGTTTACAACACCACATCAAGAACATCGGAATGGTTAAGAGACATCGGTAGAGGGTGGATCTTGGCCGGAAGAACTAGAAACCCGGATGCGTATTACAATGTGGCCATCCCAGTGATTTATTCACCAATCTTTTATCAACAAAACATTGAGTGGATGGAACAAAGACGAAAAGTATTAAAACCGGTATTTAGTGACCCTGAATTCCTAGATCGAATGGAACGATTAACTAACTCGAGTGAACCTTATGACATCACAGACAAATTAAGTGAAATCGAGGCATATACGCTAATCATCTCAGCCGAAGAAGACTATTTGACGCCAGTAAAAGATCAAGAATTACTGCAAAGACAAATAAAGAACGCTTCTTGGGTCAAGATACCTGGGGCTGGTCACGCATCGATGTATGAAAAACCACTTTTATTTATGACGTTTTGTTTAGGCTTTATCAACACAGCAGATACGAACTATCTTATATAG
- the namA gene encoding NADPH dehydrogenase NamA has protein sequence MISLFDPITIKDQTIKNRIVMPPMCMYSAEGGYATDFHVIHYASRAIGGVGLIIVEATAVLPNGRITNQDLGLYEDEHVKSLKWITKQIRQYDSVSCIQLNHAGRKSKADGKLMAPSAIAFGTNDVPVAMSIDDIKEVINAFRSAAHRALEAGFDMIEIHAAHGYLLHEFMSPLANKRTDHYGGILENRSRLLREVVEAVRDVFPMDKPVSLRISAEDYVKEGLHPTDWVEAIKLIPHGYVDLIHVSSGGIVLVDIDAYPGYQLSFAKKIKRETRIPTIAGGLIEDPFMASGVLQENEADLIYFGRLSLREPYFPLRFAKQLRIDLPWPKQYERSKK, from the coding sequence ATGATTAGTTTATTCGATCCAATTACAATCAAAGACCAAACCATTAAAAATCGTATTGTGATGCCACCCATGTGTATGTATAGTGCCGAGGGTGGTTATGCAACGGATTTTCATGTAATTCATTACGCAAGCAGGGCAATTGGTGGGGTTGGACTGATTATTGTTGAGGCAACCGCCGTTCTACCAAACGGACGAATTACAAATCAAGATTTAGGCCTTTATGAAGATGAACACGTCAAAAGCTTAAAATGGATAACCAAACAAATAAGGCAATACGATTCGGTTTCTTGTATCCAATTGAATCACGCCGGTCGCAAATCAAAAGCGGATGGCAAACTAATGGCACCTAGTGCAATTGCATTTGGTACGAATGACGTACCTGTTGCCATGTCAATTGATGATATTAAAGAAGTTATTAATGCTTTTCGTAGTGCGGCTCATCGAGCCCTTGAGGCCGGATTTGACATGATTGAAATACACGCCGCTCATGGGTATTTATTACATGAGTTTATGAGTCCGCTAGCAAACAAACGTACGGATCACTACGGTGGCATTCTTGAAAATCGATCACGATTACTGCGTGAAGTAGTAGAAGCGGTAAGGGATGTATTTCCAATGGATAAACCGGTATCATTAAGAATTAGTGCCGAAGATTATGTCAAAGAAGGGCTACACCCAACTGATTGGGTTGAAGCAATCAAATTGATTCCTCATGGTTACGTTGATCTAATCCACGTCAGTTCTGGTGGCATTGTTTTAGTTGATATTGACGCTTATCCAGGGTATCAACTGTCATTTGCAAAAAAAATCAAGAGAGAGACACGTATACCGACCATTGCAGGTGGACTTATTGAGGATCCTTTTATGGCAAGTGGTGTGCTACAGGAAAATGAAGCTGATTTAATTTATTTTGGAAGATTAAGTCTAAGAGAACCATATTTTCCACTGCGATTTGCTAAACAGTTACGCATTGATTTGCCTTGGCCCAAGCAGTATGAACGTTCAAAAAAATAG
- a CDS encoding intracellular short-chain-length polyhydroxyalkanoate depolymerase yields the protein MGKKYIELKNGETYAYLEKGSGDNVLILIHGNLSSGLYFKPLMDRLPDDIHVFSLDLRGFGDSSYQNPYHSLKELATDVKLFMSALKIEKASIAGWSLGGGVAMEFAAIHHSSVDKLILINSTTHKGYPIFKKDESNAPIFTMGYKDKDEMAKDPVQVKPMLEALATQNKFFMSYVYDLTIYSNHKPTQEDNDLYIKETLKQRCLVDADWALANLNMSDIPNLYHKGDGTIKQIKAPVLMFWGAMDKTVPEYMVLDNYNALKNQSKYIRFESCGHSPLVDKPDELKEAIYDFIK from the coding sequence ATGGGAAAGAAATACATAGAACTAAAAAACGGTGAAACCTACGCGTATCTTGAAAAAGGCAGCGGAGATAACGTTTTGATTTTGATTCACGGTAATTTATCCTCTGGGCTCTATTTTAAGCCATTAATGGATCGATTACCTGATGATATTCACGTGTTTTCTCTTGATTTAAGAGGATTTGGCGACTCTAGTTACCAAAATCCTTATCACTCGTTAAAAGAACTTGCGACAGACGTTAAGTTATTTATGAGTGCATTAAAGATTGAGAAAGCGAGTATTGCAGGTTGGTCATTAGGTGGTGGGGTTGCGATGGAGTTTGCAGCCATTCATCACAGTTCCGTTGATAAATTAATTTTAATCAATTCAACAACACATAAAGGCTATCCGATATTTAAGAAAGACGAGTCAAACGCACCAATCTTTACCATGGGCTATAAAGACAAGGATGAGATGGCAAAAGATCCGGTTCAAGTAAAACCAATGCTTGAAGCATTGGCTACTCAAAACAAATTTTTTATGTCTTATGTCTATGATTTAACTATCTACTCGAATCACAAACCAACACAAGAAGACAACGACCTCTACATCAAAGAAACACTCAAGCAACGTTGCTTAGTGGATGCCGATTGGGCTTTAGCAAACCTAAATATGTCTGATATTCCAAATCTTTATCACAAAGGTGATGGAACAATTAAACAAATTAAAGCACCCGTGCTAATGTTTTGGGGCGCCATGGATAAGACAGTACCTGAATACATGGTACTAGATAATTATAATGCGCTTAAAAATCAATCAAAGTATATCCGTTTTGAATCTTGTGGTCATTCACCACTCGTCGATAAACCTGATGAACTAAAAGAAGCGATTTATGATTTTATCAAATAA
- a CDS encoding metal-sensing transcriptional repressor has translation MKHKDALSSIKIAKGQIDFIQTMITEDRYCIDISNQIEAVVSLLRKTQKSIVKNHLDHCVKEAIESKDATQKIDEIKQLLDKVIK, from the coding sequence ATGAAACATAAAGACGCATTAAGTTCCATCAAAATTGCCAAAGGGCAAATTGATTTTATTCAAACAATGATTACAGAAGACCGATATTGTATTGATATATCCAATCAAATTGAAGCGGTCGTCTCATTATTGAGAAAAACACAAAAAAGCATTGTTAAGAATCATCTAGATCACTGTGTCAAAGAAGCAATCGAATCAAAAGATGCGACACAAAAAATCGATGAGATTAAACAATTACTAGATAAGGTGATAAAATGA
- a CDS encoding GTP pyrophosphokinase, whose protein sequence is MATDLENKLLHETLLQTPKEFIDETERYQELMMTYFAAMREVQTKLEILNDEFKVVKRRNPIEMIKVRLKKTDSIMQKLHRYGLSKTLDNIKQINDIAGVRVICTYFDDIYELANMLVKQDDVILVQIKDYIKKPKQNGYRSLHLVVELPVYFSTTKRMMRVEVQIRTIAMDFWASLEHDMKYKNNNNLDPGLKDELRLCADVIADTDKRMQKIKAELDKMG, encoded by the coding sequence ATGGCAACCGATTTAGAAAACAAATTACTTCATGAAACCTTATTACAAACACCAAAAGAATTTATCGATGAAACCGAACGCTACCAAGAACTCATGATGACCTACTTTGCGGCAATGAGGGAAGTTCAAACCAAATTAGAAATCCTTAATGATGAATTTAAAGTGGTCAAACGTCGTAATCCAATTGAAATGATCAAAGTACGTCTAAAAAAGACCGACAGTATCATGCAAAAATTACATCGTTATGGGTTATCAAAAACACTTGATAACATCAAACAAATCAATGACATTGCGGGCGTAAGAGTGATTTGTACCTATTTTGATGACATTTATGAGTTAGCGAACATGTTAGTTAAACAAGACGATGTCATTTTAGTCCAAATTAAAGACTACATTAAAAAACCAAAACAAAATGGGTATCGTAGCTTACATTTAGTCGTCGAACTGCCGGTGTATTTTTCAACAACCAAGCGCATGATGCGAGTTGAGGTTCAAATTAGGACCATTGCGATGGATTTTTGGGCAAGTTTGGAACACGACATGAAATACAAAAACAACAATAATCTCGATCCAGGTTTAAAAGACGAATTACGACTTTGTGCGGATGTGATTGCAGACACAGATAAACGGATGCAAAAAATCAAAGCTGAATTAGATAAGATGGGGTAG
- a CDS encoding heavy metal translocating P-type ATPase, whose translation MKKQLKIEGMTCSACAVSIEKSTKKLSGVTSSSVNLATETLQIDFDESKLSLDEIKSTIEKTGYKVKKNETTETFDVSGMTCSACSRTVERITNKQVGVIQANVNLAQEKLTITYNDELNLNELFKKVMIAGYKVTKAASYEDNKKKKDKTISVMRFKLILAFIFMLPLLYVSMGHMIGLPLPAVLHPTHEAFNFALAQLILTIPIVMVGYKFYTIGFKTLIKGNPNMDSLVALGTSAAFIFGVYAFIRIIAGDVHYVHNLYFETTGVIITLILLGKYFETVSKGKTSEAIKKLLDLTPKKANVVKDNQIIETPIEQVFEGDIILVKPGERLPVDGIIIEGETAIDESMITGESMPIEKSVNDKVIGASINTNGSIKYQATKVGKDTVLAQIVKLVEEAQGSKAPIAKLADQVSGIFVPIVMSLAILSFIFWLLMGKELTFAIEILVAVLVIACPCALGLATPTAIMVGTGKGAELGILIKSGEALEVFHKTNVVVLDKTGTITKGVPELTDIVTTNIYDEMQILQIAASIEAKSEHPIAKAIVDKASQKGIKLKETTAFKNVVGHGIEAIIDEKTILIGNKRLMEKYEIKLGQTLKITDELASAGKTPMYLAIDKTLSGIIAVSDPIKPSSVNAIKQLKAQGLRVVMLTGDNEITAKAISNQVGITEYVAEVLPEDKKDEVEKLQIEGNIVAMVGDGINDAPALAIADVGVAIGSGTDVAIESADIVLMKSDLNDVALAIDLSNKTIKNIKENLFWAFFYNVIGIPVAMGVLYLFNGPLLDPMLAGAAMSFSSVSVVLNALRLKKLQKRKNFKMTKVIKIEGMSCMHCVKRVDQALKTLDGVTGVSVNLELKQASVDYQGSINDEVIKSVIDDAGYDVLSIEESL comes from the coding sequence ATGAAGAAGCAGTTAAAAATTGAAGGGATGACCTGCAGTGCTTGCGCTGTCAGTATTGAAAAGTCAACAAAAAAACTATCAGGTGTTACCTCGTCTTCAGTAAATTTAGCGACTGAAACACTCCAAATCGATTTTGATGAATCGAAACTTTCACTAGATGAGATTAAATCAACCATTGAAAAGACCGGGTATAAAGTGAAGAAAAACGAAACAACTGAGACCTTTGATGTCAGCGGTATGACTTGTAGTGCTTGCAGTAGAACTGTCGAGCGAATCACGAATAAACAAGTAGGTGTCATACAGGCTAATGTCAATTTAGCTCAAGAGAAACTGACGATTACATATAACGACGAACTAAATTTGAATGAATTATTTAAAAAAGTGATGATTGCTGGCTACAAAGTAACAAAAGCAGCATCTTATGAGGATAACAAAAAGAAGAAAGATAAGACAATCTCAGTCATGCGATTTAAACTGATTCTCGCGTTTATCTTTATGTTACCGCTACTTTATGTCTCGATGGGTCACATGATCGGTCTGCCATTACCAGCCGTACTGCATCCGACCCATGAAGCCTTTAATTTTGCACTTGCTCAATTAATTCTAACCATCCCAATAGTGATGGTGGGTTACAAATTTTATACGATTGGGTTTAAGACATTGATCAAAGGCAATCCAAACATGGATTCACTGGTTGCTTTGGGTACCTCAGCGGCTTTCATCTTTGGTGTCTACGCATTTATTCGAATCATTGCAGGGGACGTCCATTACGTTCATAATTTATATTTTGAGACAACAGGTGTCATCATTACTTTAATTCTCTTAGGTAAGTACTTTGAGACCGTTTCAAAAGGTAAAACAAGTGAGGCCATTAAAAAACTGCTTGATTTGACGCCAAAAAAGGCAAATGTCGTCAAAGATAATCAAATCATTGAAACACCGATCGAACAGGTATTTGAAGGCGATATCATTTTAGTCAAACCTGGTGAGCGATTACCAGTCGATGGCATTATTATTGAAGGTGAAACTGCCATTGATGAATCGATGATTACGGGTGAATCAATGCCAATCGAAAAAAGTGTGAATGACAAAGTCATTGGTGCAAGTATTAACACCAACGGCTCAATCAAATATCAAGCAACCAAAGTAGGTAAGGACACGGTCCTTGCACAAATTGTTAAACTCGTCGAAGAAGCTCAAGGATCAAAAGCACCAATTGCTAAACTAGCAGATCAAGTCTCAGGCATTTTTGTTCCTATCGTCATGAGTCTTGCCATTTTGTCTTTTATCTTTTGGTTACTAATGGGTAAGGAATTGACATTTGCCATCGAAATTCTCGTTGCCGTTTTAGTCATTGCATGCCCGTGTGCCTTAGGACTTGCGACACCAACAGCAATCATGGTTGGTACTGGTAAGGGCGCAGAACTAGGCATTCTAATTAAAAGTGGCGAAGCACTTGAGGTGTTTCACAAGACGAATGTCGTTGTATTAGATAAAACAGGAACGATTACAAAAGGTGTCCCAGAATTAACAGACATCGTAACAACGAATATTTACGATGAAATGCAAATATTACAGATTGCAGCATCTATCGAAGCTAAAAGCGAACACCCAATTGCCAAGGCAATCGTTGATAAAGCGAGTCAAAAAGGCATTAAACTTAAAGAAACAACGGCATTTAAAAACGTTGTCGGACATGGGATAGAAGCCATCATTGATGAAAAAACAATTCTTATCGGTAATAAGCGATTGATGGAAAAATATGAAATAAAACTCGGTCAAACGCTTAAAATAACCGACGAATTAGCAAGTGCTGGAAAAACACCGATGTATTTGGCCATCGATAAAACGCTATCAGGAATCATCGCTGTTTCAGATCCAATTAAGCCATCATCAGTTAATGCCATAAAACAATTGAAGGCACAAGGCCTACGAGTGGTCATGCTGACAGGTGATAATGAAATAACAGCAAAAGCGATTAGTAATCAAGTGGGTATCACTGAATACGTGGCAGAGGTTCTGCCAGAAGACAAAAAAGACGAAGTAGAAAAACTTCAAATTGAAGGCAATATTGTAGCCATGGTTGGCGATGGCATTAATGATGCGCCAGCACTTGCCATTGCAGATGTTGGTGTTGCTATCGGATCAGGTACCGATGTAGCGATTGAATCGGCGGACATCGTCTTAATGAAATCCGATTTGAATGACGTTGCACTTGCAATTGATTTATCGAATAAGACAATCAAAAACATTAAAGAAAATCTCTTTTGGGCATTTTTCTATAACGTGATTGGTATCCCGGTTGCAATGGGCGTATTGTATTTGTTTAATGGGCCATTATTGGACCCAATGCTTGCGGGTGCTGCGATGAGTTTTTCTAGTGTATCCGTGGTTTTAAATGCATTGAGATTAAAAAAATTACAAAAAAGGAAGAATTTTAAAATGACAAAGGTAATTAAAATAGAAGGAATGAGCTGCATGCACTGTGTAAAAAGAGTGGATCAAGCGTTAAAGACACTTGATGGTGTGACTGGTGTTAGCGTGAACTTAGAGCTAAAACAAGCGTCTGTTGACTACCAAGGTTCAATTAACGATGAAGTCATTAAATCAGTAATTGATGACGCAGGCTATGATGTTTTAAGTATCGAAGAAAGTCTTTAA
- a CDS encoding S1C family serine protease has translation MKKFFKAIKNIFVGMGLLFVVSFFVDIRIEGHSLNQLFLDAGKNTYQFVDDMVDWFKKEPTASDFKIRKDEENQYFAVVTMTFVSKDELLGLTIDDVYYDEFEIIKSSSTKLVVEIPLFVSFEENEPNQTLVLTSISYERKNMTQLLELNLKAFAFKSLDDAIVTEKSKSVVGIRNCTQDLAGVSCKSWGSGVIFDMIERTVQVSPLTTKTYYDYYILTNAHVVLGGDHFQVYFSEHTYKAGGELIGLYTIDTDLAIIKITYDQKVLTVLDDDQFITKTPVDLVLNQTIFAVGSPGGPENFNDVKEGVVVTLDYDTFLDDQDTLCQTGCDAFQTSASQGPGSSGGAVFDTAGRLVGIHFAGDKDNTISSDIPMYKVLEAITHIMSPIYDEINE, from the coding sequence ATGAAGAAATTCTTCAAAGCAATTAAGAACATCTTTGTTGGCATGGGGTTGTTGTTTGTCGTCAGTTTTTTCGTGGATATCCGAATTGAAGGTCATTCACTGAATCAACTTTTTTTAGACGCAGGTAAAAATACTTATCAATTTGTTGATGATATGGTTGATTGGTTTAAAAAAGAGCCGACAGCTAGCGATTTTAAAATAAGAAAAGATGAAGAAAATCAATACTTTGCTGTCGTAACAATGACATTTGTTAGTAAGGATGAACTGCTAGGGTTAACAATTGATGATGTTTATTATGACGAATTTGAGATAATAAAGTCATCAAGTACTAAGTTAGTGGTTGAAATTCCTCTATTCGTTTCGTTTGAGGAAAATGAGCCTAACCAGACGCTTGTTCTTACCTCCATTAGTTACGAACGTAAAAACATGACGCAGTTACTTGAACTAAACCTAAAAGCATTTGCGTTTAAATCACTCGATGATGCCATTGTTACTGAGAAATCAAAAAGTGTCGTCGGTATTAGAAATTGTACACAAGACTTGGCTGGTGTTAGTTGTAAATCATGGGGGTCTGGTGTGATTTTCGATATGATTGAGCGAACCGTTCAAGTATCACCTTTAACGACAAAAACCTACTATGATTATTATATTCTTACTAACGCGCATGTTGTCTTAGGTGGGGATCATTTCCAAGTATATTTTTCAGAACACACGTACAAGGCCGGTGGTGAGTTAATCGGTCTATACACAATTGATACGGATCTTGCGATCATTAAGATTACTTATGATCAAAAAGTACTGACTGTTTTAGATGATGATCAGTTCATAACCAAAACCCCAGTGGATTTGGTATTAAATCAAACCATATTTGCCGTTGGTTCTCCAGGTGGTCCTGAAAACTTTAATGACGTCAAAGAAGGTGTGGTTGTCACACTAGACTATGACACATTCTTAGATGATCAAGATACCTTGTGTCAAACCGGTTGTGACGCATTTCAAACCAGCGCATCTCAAGGCCCTGGTTCTTCTGGTGGTGCCGTTTTTGATACCGCTGGTAGACTTGTTGGCATTCACTTTGCTGGGGATAAAGACAATACGATTAGCAGTGATATTCCAATGTATAAAGTATTAGAAGCAATCACTCACATCATGTCACCCATTTATGATGAGATTAACGAATAA
- a CDS encoding ABC transporter substrate-binding protein → MKKLVLVFVFMLTLTLAACGTSLPNLDVEELDVPAVPSGLVQGVTATEIKVGNTASKTGVFGAVGVPFSAAIKAVFDAYNAREDVIQKINYITYDDATDPSIGQTNVKKLVEEDKVFALVGHVGTGTVGATLPYLLENHIPMVYAATGINQLYFGDTPGNPIFAVQPIYKTDGRIAYARAINEKLFGANGDQKLASDAKVGVLYTNDDAGKSIAAGIIEEAKNQKRENDLIVMSFLTDTTESVVKSMMAKNPDVIIVAGNQAPFNEALIALDDQGSKTPVITSYVNTNASTITVQEYGFDVYGSAWIDIVDPEGTAGFAQSYWDFANLMIASGNAQYAANAFAMAGYVAANVFLSGLQRVEGELTFETFIQAMEAGPIDVPMGGEIDFSDGKRWGIASMALSKLVYTAESVGDNPATADVVETDFVTPASHAFVKVAGIQSLDEIYGR, encoded by the coding sequence ATGAAAAAATTAGTATTGGTATTCGTTTTTATGCTAACTTTAACGTTAGCGGCATGTGGTACTTCACTACCTAATCTTGATGTTGAAGAATTAGATGTGCCTGCTGTACCATCTGGTTTAGTTCAAGGCGTCACTGCCACTGAAATTAAAGTAGGAAACACAGCCTCAAAGACTGGTGTTTTCGGGGCAGTCGGTGTGCCATTTAGTGCGGCAATTAAAGCTGTATTTGATGCATACAACGCTAGAGAAGATGTGATTCAAAAGATTAATTACATCACTTACGATGATGCAACTGACCCTTCAATTGGTCAAACTAACGTTAAAAAACTAGTCGAAGAAGATAAAGTATTCGCACTTGTTGGCCACGTCGGTACAGGTACCGTTGGGGCAACCTTGCCATACTTACTTGAAAACCACATTCCAATGGTTTACGCAGCTACTGGTATTAACCAATTGTATTTCGGTGACACCCCAGGTAACCCAATTTTCGCTGTTCAACCAATTTATAAGACAGATGGACGTATCGCATACGCTAGAGCAATCAATGAAAAATTATTCGGTGCTAATGGCGATCAAAAATTAGCAAGCGATGCTAAGGTTGGTGTCCTTTATACAAATGATGATGCTGGTAAGTCAATTGCTGCTGGTATCATTGAAGAAGCGAAGAATCAAAAGAGAGAAAATGACTTAATCGTTATGTCATTCTTAACGGACACAACCGAATCAGTGGTTAAGAGTATGATGGCTAAAAACCCTGATGTGATCATTGTTGCTGGTAACCAAGCACCGTTTAATGAAGCGTTAATCGCATTAGATGACCAAGGTAGTAAAACACCAGTAATCACCTCTTATGTGAATACAAATGCGTCAACCATTACAGTTCAAGAATACGGTTTTGATGTTTATGGTTCTGCATGGATTGACATCGTTGATCCAGAAGGTACTGCCGGTTTTGCTCAATCTTATTGGGATTTTGCCAATTTAATGATCGCTTCAGGTAACGCACAATACGCAGCGAACGCATTCGCGATGGCTGGTTATGTTGCCGCTAACGTATTCTTATCAGGTCTTCAAAGAGTTGAAGGCGAATTAACGTTTGAAACATTCATTCAAGCAATGGAAGCTGGTCCAATTGATGTACCAATGGGTGGCGAAATTGATTTCTCAGACGGTAAACGTTGGGGTATTGCATCCATGGCGCTATCAAAATTAGTTTATACTGCTGAAAGTGTGGGTGACAATCCAGCGACAGCAGATGTCGTTGAAACAGACTTTGTTACACCAGCATCACACGCATTCGTTAAAGTGGCTGGTATCCAATCACTTGATGAAATCTACGGTAGATAA
- a CDS encoding acetyl-CoA hydrolase/transferase family protein has translation MKQPTYISIQEMLDLVKDQDEIVVGMAANEPQTFMANLHKIANRIEHVSVTNCLPITNADFFIDEQYRHKFTLDGWFYTGVLRKAHQHGNISFIPNHLHLAGYKRLFHKKPNIFISAAAMPDANGYVSLSLSNVYEKQMIEAADIVILEINPNFPRTLGDLEVHLSEVDYLVKVDYPVPTLPDIEPNEKDMVIGKLIAEKINDGDTIQLGIGGMPNAVAKSLYGKKDLGIHTEMFTSEMAKLIKAGVITGKNKTLHRGKHVCCFAYGNQELYDFINDNPSVWILNGHYVNDPNVIGKNKQQVSINSTIEIDLSGQCASESLGTQQFSGTGGQADTAIGAQISEGGRSFIALYSTAMVKNPETGLREETSKIVTTLKTGAAVTLSRNDVDYVVTEYGMVSLRGTNIRERALLLISIAHPKFREQLLKEAIEVGYLHESFLV, from the coding sequence ATGAAACAACCAACGTACATTTCCATTCAAGAAATGCTAGATTTAGTTAAAGATCAAGATGAGATTGTGGTAGGAATGGCAGCTAATGAACCACAAACGTTCATGGCGAATCTACACAAAATCGCAAATCGTATTGAGCACGTCTCTGTAACAAACTGTTTACCAATTACAAATGCGGATTTTTTTATTGACGAACAATATCGTCATAAGTTTACACTTGATGGCTGGTTTTATACCGGTGTATTAAGAAAAGCACATCAACATGGCAATATATCGTTTATCCCAAACCATCTTCATTTGGCGGGGTATAAACGTTTATTTCATAAAAAACCAAACATTTTTATCTCTGCGGCTGCAATGCCTGATGCCAATGGTTATGTTTCCTTATCGTTATCAAACGTTTATGAAAAACAAATGATTGAAGCGGCAGACATTGTGATATTAGAGATTAATCCGAATTTTCCTAGAACCTTAGGTGACTTAGAGGTTCATCTATCAGAAGTGGACTATTTAGTTAAAGTTGACTACCCAGTGCCGACCCTTCCAGACATTGAACCAAATGAAAAAGACATGGTTATTGGTAAGTTAATTGCTGAAAAAATCAATGATGGCGATACCATTCAATTAGGTATTGGTGGGATGCCAAATGCCGTTGCAAAATCACTCTATGGTAAAAAAGATTTAGGTATTCATACCGAAATGTTTACAAGTGAAATGGCAAAATTAATCAAAGCAGGGGTAATCACAGGGAAAAATAAAACATTACATCGAGGAAAGCACGTGTGTTGTTTTGCCTATGGAAATCAAGAACTTTACGATTTCATTAACGACAACCCGTCGGTTTGGATTTTGAATGGTCACTACGTCAATGATCCAAACGTGATCGGTAAAAATAAGCAACAAGTGTCGATTAACTCAACCATTGAAATTGATTTATCTGGCCAATGCGCAAGTGAGTCTTTGGGTACACAACAATTTTCAGGAACTGGTGGTCAAGCAGATACGGCCATTGGTGCACAAATATCCGAAGGCGGCAGAAGTTTCATTGCGTTATATTCAACGGCGATGGTGAAGAACCCTGAGACGGGATTAAGAGAAGAAACCTCTAAAATTGTAACGACATTAAAAACCGGTGCTGCAGTCACTTTATCTAGAAACGACGTGGATTATGTGGTGACTGAGTATGGCATGGTATCACTTAGAGGAACGAACATTAGAGAGCGAGCACTACTACTAATTAGTATCGCACATCCGAAGTTTAGAGAACAATTATTAAAAGAAGCGATTGAAGTGGGTTACTTACATGAGTCATTTTTGGTATAA